Proteins encoded together in one Formosa sp. Hel3_A1_48 window:
- a CDS encoding cytochrome c oxidase subunit 3, producing the protein MDLTQGTPKEKNIRAKKMMLWFGIISLVMSFGGLTSAFIVSSTREDWLSNFDLPQSFTASTVLIVMSSIVLYFSKKALQKKQNQLSLSLLIGAFILGLGFIYTQFSGFNEIIASGFNFTGPTSNITMSYIYVIAVVHILHVVAGLICLSVVTINHLKKKYSPTNKLGFDLAATFWHFVDILWLYLFFFLYFFNKIN; encoded by the coding sequence ATGGATTTAACTCAAGGAACACCAAAAGAAAAGAATATAAGAGCAAAAAAAATGATGCTTTGGTTTGGCATTATATCCCTAGTAATGTCATTTGGAGGACTTACAAGTGCATTTATAGTAAGCAGCACACGAGAGGATTGGCTTTCTAACTTTGATTTGCCTCAATCATTTACAGCGAGTACTGTGCTTATTGTAATGAGTAGTATTGTTTTATATTTCTCAAAAAAAGCCCTCCAAAAAAAACAAAATCAGTTAAGTCTTTCACTTCTCATAGGGGCTTTTATTTTAGGGCTTGGTTTTATTTATACCCAATTTTCTGGATTCAATGAAATTATTGCGTCTGGATTTAATTTTACAGGGCCTACAAGCAATATCACCATGTCTTATATTTACGTGATAGCTGTTGTGCATATTTTACATGTTGTTGCCGGTTTAATTTGCCTTAGCGTAGTAACGATTAACCACTTGAAAAAGAAATATTCGCCCACAAATAAATTAGGCTTTGATTTGGCCGCAACGTTTTGGCACTTTGTTGATATTTTATGGCTTTATCTCTTTTTCTTTTTATATTTCTTTAACAAAATAAATTGA
- a CDS encoding cytochrome c oxidase subunit 3, whose translation MDSTVVSTGTEGKTWGGGNQPLKSSYGKMMMWFFIVSDALTFSGFLAAYGFSRFKFIDYWPIADEVFTHVPFLHGQELPMIYVAFMTFVLIMSSVTMVLAVDAGHQMKKNKVIWYMFFTIIGGVIFVGSQAWEWATFIQGDYGAVQTKGGNILQFGEYKTIDGEEVFKRVAVEEFTTAAHSERTQHQSKNGIWFVSENSLPAFTINDVYHGLETHPNILVRTQTINEEGKKTVLSRAASLAQVKNNGKRYVKGANLEVNEYGAPLFADFFFFITGFHGFHVFSGVVINIIIFFNVIIGTYERRKNYEMVEKVGLYWHFVDLVWVFVFTFFYLV comes from the coding sequence ATGGATTCTACAGTAGTTAGCACAGGAACAGAAGGAAAAACTTGGGGCGGGGGCAATCAGCCACTAAAATCAAGTTATGGAAAAATGATGATGTGGTTCTTCATTGTTTCGGATGCTTTAACATTTTCTGGCTTTTTGGCTGCTTATGGCTTTTCTCGATTCAAGTTTATAGACTATTGGCCAATCGCCGATGAAGTTTTTACACACGTACCTTTTTTACACGGCCAAGAACTTCCTATGATTTACGTCGCATTTATGACTTTCGTACTAATAATGTCTTCAGTGACTATGGTTCTTGCTGTAGATGCCGGCCATCAAATGAAGAAAAACAAAGTGATTTGGTATATGTTTTTTACCATCATTGGAGGAGTCATTTTTGTAGGCTCTCAAGCATGGGAATGGGCAACATTTATTCAGGGGGATTATGGTGCTGTTCAGACAAAAGGGGGGAATATTTTGCAGTTTGGTGAATACAAAACGATTGATGGTGAAGAAGTTTTTAAAAGAGTGGCTGTTGAGGAATTTACAACGGCGGCTCATTCGGAGCGCACTCAACACCAAAGTAAAAATGGAATATGGTTCGTGAGCGAAAACAGCTTACCTGCATTTACAATAAACGATGTGTACCACGGACTAGAGACACATCCAAATATTTTAGTGCGCACTCAAACCATCAACGAAGAAGGCAAAAAAACGGTTCTTTCAAGGGCTGCCTCATTAGCCCAAGTAAAAAACAACGGCAAGCGCTATGTCAAGGGTGCTAATCTTGAGGTCAACGAATATGGTGCACCATTGTTCGCAGACTTTTTCTTCTTTATCACAGGGTTTCACGGATTCCACGTTTTTTCAGGTGTTGTAATCAACATCATTATTTTCTTTAATGTTATTATCGGCACCTACGAACGCAGAAAGAACTATGAAATGGTAGAAAAAGTAGGGCTATACTGGCACTTTGTCGATTTAGTATGGGTCTTTGTATTCACTTTCTTTTACCTTGTATAA
- a CDS encoding cytochrome C oxidase subunit IV family protein, with protein MAHAHKLEIFRGLIKFKSNTQKIWGVLIFLTIVTAVEVVLGIFKPEILMSPSMTPFEGGLGATLLNILFSAFIYTKSLNLIFIVLTIVKAYYITWDFMHMRDETKSLRRLVVWTAVFLIFYLVFILLQEGGYIESVYTNGFVKRDF; from the coding sequence ATGGCACACGCACATAAATTAGAAATTTTCAGAGGTTTAATAAAATTTAAATCTAACACACAAAAAATATGGGGTGTTTTAATATTCCTGACTATAGTTACTGCTGTGGAAGTTGTTCTAGGGATTTTTAAACCAGAAATTCTTATGTCACCATCCATGACGCCTTTTGAAGGCGGATTAGGTGCAACACTACTAAACATTTTATTTTCGGCTTTCATTTATACAAAAAGTCTAAATTTAATATTTATTGTTTTAACAATAGTCAAGGCCTATTACATCACCTGGGATTTTATGCACATGCGTGATGAGACAAAATCACTCAGAAGACTGGTAGTTTGGACTGCAGTTTTTCTCATTTTTTACCTAGTATTTATATTACTTCAAGAAGGAGGATACATCGAATCTGTTTACACTAACGGATTTGTAAAAAGAGACTTTTAA